From Spirochaeta lutea, one genomic window encodes:
- a CDS encoding ligand-binding sensor domain-containing diguanylate cyclase, producing the protein MNTKYYPCNPAGLRGSIRRFGILGFLLLAALGFSQTMYFDQIDRRDGLASSSVSGILQDTYGFLWIGTQSGLHRYDGYRFELFEYEPFNVESLSGNVVQTLYMDDAHNRIWVGTYQGLNSIDLTTLKVTRYPSLPNNVIVSILRDSQDDIWVGTLGGLHRLPRGETDFVPAPPSRTAAADQGSPPEDPLATETIRDIFEDTQGNLWVGVVNAGLYRLDREAGQFVLAAGGAAMGLAPERTLSSPHVMDIEELGDGSLVLGIWGAGLAFFDPGTVRVTREQSFLAGPGDEQKNNFVYKIMQTRDGRIFAGTWGGGLFVFDSQDRSLEHYVPNPGTPGALAHDIVYSLFQDAGGIIWIGTHGNGINKYNPRTKAFQEMVHSPGDPGSLSTGTVTSILRDSRGRLWIGTYNGGLNLQTREGGDFRRFATSAAQRADRIQNDIIRVIYEDDSQTVWVGTNLGLHRFNEESEQFDFFSPLEQGGNLPDQTILSILQGPDDLLWLGTYSSGLALWSPETGTVAQYRHNPSRENSLSHNLIYALEEHPQNSIWVATNSGLNLFEPERQRFTRFTYDGTREGLAGGSVRSLLVDRQGNTWAGTTEGGITIISPQGEVVRHITKEHGLPSNTVTSITQDVLSNIWAGTNRGIAQVSIRDGAVSLFSRQQGLSNDEFASGAFSDETRDGMLYFGTQSGLAKVDPRQISKPEEVPRVKLTNLYLYSQKVWPREDDREEKRLEVPFDRNYLRIEYSALDFTAPSQLRYRYMLQGFDRDWIEAGSRREVTYTNLPGGTYAFYVVDVRDTTSSLDKLEPQLILEVEVNPALSWWAFLLYGAGLLLMGYGVTQIRVTKALNSQIEELTETRAKLEQANEQLNYISYHDSLTGVGNRRMYQDVIESEWKRCRRTGSNLSLIEVDLDYFKLYNDTLGHPKGDEILITVAKLLQEVTARPGDSVCRIGGEEFMLVLPNTHLDGALTVARRLQALLRERAIPHPKSNVGSYVTLSAGVGTMVPKDNDYRVLVEAVDSALYRAKEGGRNRICVGELAE; encoded by the coding sequence GTGAATACAAAATATTACCCTTGCAACCCCGCCGGCCTCCGGGGATCCATCCGGAGGTTCGGCATTCTGGGGTTTCTGTTATTGGCAGCCCTGGGATTTTCTCAAACCATGTATTTTGATCAGATTGACCGCCGGGACGGTCTGGCGAGCTCCTCGGTATCCGGAATCCTCCAGGATACGTATGGATTTTTGTGGATTGGAACCCAGAGCGGCTTGCACCGCTACGACGGATACCGCTTTGAACTTTTTGAATACGAACCCTTCAATGTCGAATCGCTCTCGGGAAATGTGGTACAGACCCTCTACATGGACGATGCCCACAATAGAATCTGGGTAGGCACCTACCAGGGTCTGAACAGTATCGACTTGACCACCCTGAAGGTAACCCGGTATCCCAGTTTACCTAACAATGTCATCGTAAGCATTCTCCGGGACTCCCAGGATGATATCTGGGTAGGTACCCTGGGGGGGCTGCACCGTCTGCCCCGGGGAGAGACCGATTTTGTTCCGGCTCCACCGTCCAGGACCGCAGCTGCTGACCAGGGATCCCCCCCGGAGGATCCTCTGGCCACCGAGACCATCCGGGATATATTTGAAGATACCCAGGGCAATCTATGGGTGGGGGTCGTAAATGCGGGGCTTTACCGCCTGGACCGGGAGGCCGGGCAATTTGTATTGGCAGCCGGGGGGGCGGCTATGGGGTTAGCGCCGGAACGTACCCTATCAAGCCCCCACGTCATGGATATTGAAGAGCTTGGGGACGGTAGCCTTGTGCTGGGCATCTGGGGGGCAGGTCTGGCTTTTTTTGATCCCGGAACAGTCAGGGTTACCCGGGAGCAGTCCTTTTTGGCCGGACCTGGGGATGAACAAAAAAACAATTTCGTCTATAAGATTATGCAGACCCGGGACGGAAGGATCTTCGCCGGTACCTGGGGCGGCGGGCTATTCGTTTTTGATTCTCAGGACAGGTCTTTGGAGCATTATGTTCCCAACCCCGGGACCCCCGGTGCCCTGGCCCACGATATCGTGTATTCCCTTTTCCAGGATGCCGGCGGAATAATCTGGATCGGCACCCACGGCAACGGTATCAATAAATACAATCCCCGGACCAAGGCATTCCAGGAAATGGTGCATAGCCCGGGTGATCCGGGAAGTCTGAGTACCGGGACGGTCACCAGTATTCTCCGGGACAGCCGGGGTCGACTCTGGATCGGAACCTATAACGGCGGTCTCAATCTCCAGACCCGAGAGGGGGGGGATTTTCGGCGATTTGCCACCAGCGCTGCCCAACGGGCCGACCGTATTCAGAACGATATTATCAGGGTTATCTATGAGGATGATTCCCAGACCGTTTGGGTCGGGACGAACCTGGGGTTGCACCGGTTCAACGAGGAATCAGAACAGTTCGATTTTTTTAGCCCCCTGGAGCAGGGAGGAAATCTTCCGGATCAGACTATTTTATCGATTCTCCAGGGGCCCGATGATCTGCTGTGGCTTGGAACCTATTCCTCGGGCCTGGCCTTATGGAGTCCCGAAACGGGGACGGTGGCTCAATACCGCCATAATCCCAGCAGGGAGAATAGTCTTTCCCATAACCTAATATACGCCCTGGAGGAGCATCCCCAGAACAGTATCTGGGTTGCGACAAACTCGGGACTGAATCTCTTTGAACCCGAGAGGCAGCGGTTTACCCGGTTCACCTACGACGGAACCCGGGAAGGCCTGGCCGGCGGTTCGGTGAGAAGCCTTCTGGTAGACCGTCAGGGGAATACTTGGGCCGGAACCACTGAGGGCGGAATCACCATAATAAGTCCCCAGGGAGAGGTGGTTCGTCATATAACCAAGGAGCACGGGCTGCCGAGTAATACGGTAACGAGTATTACCCAGGATGTTTTAAGTAATATCTGGGCCGGTACGAACCGTGGTATTGCCCAGGTGAGTATCCGAGACGGGGCGGTGAGCTTATTCAGCCGCCAGCAGGGTTTATCCAACGATGAGTTTGCTTCCGGGGCCTTTAGCGATGAAACCCGGGACGGTATGCTGTATTTCGGTACCCAATCCGGCTTGGCGAAGGTGGACCCCCGGCAGATTAGCAAACCTGAGGAAGTGCCCCGGGTGAAACTGACAAACCTCTACCTCTACAGCCAGAAGGTCTGGCCCCGGGAGGATGACCGGGAGGAGAAGCGTCTGGAGGTACCCTTTGACCGCAACTATCTCCGGATCGAGTACTCCGCCCTGGATTTCACCGCGCCAAGCCAACTGCGCTACCGGTACATGCTTCAAGGCTTTGACCGGGATTGGATCGAGGCCGGGTCGCGCCGGGAGGTTACCTACACAAACCTGCCCGGGGGTACCTACGCCTTTTACGTGGTGGATGTCCGGGATACGACCTCCTCGCTTGATAAACTCGAGCCTCAGTTGATCCTGGAGGTGGAGGTGAATCCTGCCCTGTCCTGGTGGGCCTTTTTACTCTATGGCGCCGGACTGCTGCTCATGGGCTACGGGGTGACTCAGATCCGGGTAACCAAGGCCCTAAACAGCCAAATCGAGGAGCTTACCGAAACCCGGGCGAAGCTCGAACAGGCCAACGAGCAGCTGAACTACATCTCCTACCACGATTCCCTTACGGGGGTCGGAAACCGGCGGATGTACCAGGATGTCATTGAGTCGGAGTGGAAGCGCTGCCGCCGTACCGGTTCCAACCTTTCTCTCATTGAGGTGGATCTGGACTATTTCAAACTGTACAACGATACCCTTGGGCATCCCAAGGGGGATGAAATACTCATTACGGTTGCAAAGCTGCTCCAAGAAGTAACGGCCAGGCCAGGGGATTCGGTGTGCCGCATCGGGGGTGAAGAGTTCATGCTGGTGCTGCCCAATACCCACTTGGATGGCGCCCTTACCGTGGCTCGGCGGCTTCAGGCCCTGCTGCGGGAAAGGGCGATTCCCCATCCCAAGAGCAATGTGGGGTCCTATGTGACCCTGAGCGCCGGGGTAGGAACCATGGTACCCAAGGATAATGATTACCGGGTACTGGTCGAGGCCGTGGACAGTGCCCTGTACCGGGCCAAGGAGGGTGGACGGAACCGGATCTGTGTAGGAGAGCTGGCGGAGTAA
- a CDS encoding lysophospholipid acyltransferase family protein, whose product MSITNRYRLGLDTRLTLFFLRHSFRSIFRLPVTGIEKLHGLKGSSTGPVVVCNHLANLDPLFLAAGFNEGIRFLASDLLFRRPVLGRILRWAGMISKRKFHADPGAVRLLKQAVSRGDWVGFFPEGEATWDGLTKPPIAGTGKLLQFLKTPVIVLRLHGAYFSQGRWAYPKKLRPVSIEVSDIISPAELRSSSGQEIEDRVFRGMAINPWTDPEDRGLSPPRLSGMESTLVFCPVCAGGKTLVSGPRVLQCTSCGSKAVLTDQQTLRWLPGREAWKSPYTPLEDLPEHIPQWNALQDRWFRDQGPGVFARMSWNCYFEEHDPRKGKRFSLAAELRGNDQGAMVIRIRAGGDRPEEVKTFPLSELQGINVQMEERLEFRHNRRLYVLRFERPWGGYPWYRAHGIWFGPTKRESPRT is encoded by the coding sequence GTGAGCATTACAAACCGTTACCGCCTAGGATTGGACACCCGCCTCACCCTCTTTTTTTTGCGCCACAGCTTCCGCAGTATATTCCGATTACCGGTTACGGGAATCGAGAAGCTCCACGGTCTGAAAGGCTCATCCACCGGCCCGGTGGTGGTTTGCAATCATCTTGCCAACCTGGATCCCCTCTTTCTGGCCGCAGGATTCAACGAAGGAATCCGCTTTTTAGCCTCGGATTTGCTCTTCCGCAGGCCGGTGTTGGGCCGGATTCTGCGCTGGGCAGGGATGATCTCCAAACGCAAGTTTCATGCAGATCCCGGGGCCGTCCGCCTGCTCAAACAGGCTGTATCCCGGGGTGATTGGGTGGGATTTTTCCCCGAAGGCGAAGCCACCTGGGACGGACTTACCAAACCTCCCATCGCGGGAACGGGGAAGCTGCTGCAGTTCCTGAAAACCCCGGTCATCGTACTGCGGCTGCACGGGGCCTATTTCAGCCAGGGCCGCTGGGCCTACCCCAAAAAACTACGACCGGTCTCCATTGAGGTCTCGGATATCATCTCGCCCGCTGAACTTCGAAGCAGCTCCGGCCAGGAGATTGAGGATCGGGTGTTCCGCGGTATGGCCATCAATCCCTGGACCGATCCTGAAGACCGGGGATTGAGCCCGCCCCGGCTTTCCGGTATGGAATCCACCCTGGTGTTCTGTCCTGTGTGTGCCGGAGGCAAGACCCTGGTGTCCGGCCCAAGGGTCTTGCAGTGCACCAGCTGCGGGTCAAAGGCAGTCCTGACGGATCAGCAAACCCTCAGATGGCTGCCCGGGCGGGAGGCATGGAAATCACCCTACACCCCTTTGGAAGACCTTCCGGAACACATACCCCAATGGAACGCCCTCCAGGACCGATGGTTCCGGGATCAGGGACCGGGGGTGTTTGCCCGGATGAGTTGGAACTGTTATTTTGAGGAGCATGATCCCCGGAAGGGCAAACGGTTTTCTTTGGCAGCTGAGCTTCGGGGAAACGACCAGGGGGCCATGGTCATCCGTATTCGGGCCGGCGGGGATCGCCCGGAAGAGGTAAAAACATTTCCCCTCTCGGAACTCCAGGGCATCAATGTACAGATGGAAGAACGGCTGGAATTCCGGCACAACCGGCGGTTGTATGTTCTGCGCTTTGAACGGCCCTGGGGCGGCTACCCATGGTACCGTGCCCACGGCATCTGGTTCGGTCCCACAAAGCGGGAGTCCCCCCGGACATAG
- a CDS encoding sodium/glutamate symporter family protein produces the protein MSETMSAMWPPAIMDAIILSVLLLIGHFLKRKIPLFKRFLLPSAMIAGFLGLAAGPELLGIAPLDIERLGVYVYHLLSVGFIALTLKDRPMTASRPVVKTAFFIVSVYLIQGIIGLGLSLILAATIFPDLFPAIGLILPLGFGQGPGQAYSIGRTWENAGVLFGGGIGLTMATIGFLWATFGGVFLANRLRHRFPPAEVTRGQESAAAEITDNEAGELPLSNMIDGGTLQLFLIGLIYLAVYGTLQGLSALLAPLGSLGQNLANVLWGFHFVFGTIYAVVVKIIMNRLKRIGLMTHTYNNNYLLSRISGTAFDFMVTAAIAAISIEVLQANWAPILIITTLGGLATAWFALWAARRVFKTDVLEYTLGFFGTYTGTLSTGMALLRTVDPGFRTRVADSLVLGGGLALFLAFPLLIILNIPLVGFTEGRPELYLLTLGLLVAYLALTIFGLVFTRKSRRAGASGE, from the coding sequence ATGAGTGAAACCATGTCTGCCATGTGGCCCCCGGCCATCATGGATGCCATCATTTTAAGCGTTCTACTGTTAATCGGACATTTCTTAAAACGGAAGATTCCCTTGTTCAAGCGGTTTCTGCTTCCCAGCGCCATGATCGCCGGATTTCTGGGGCTCGCGGCCGGACCGGAGCTCCTGGGGATTGCCCCTTTGGATATCGAGCGCCTGGGAGTCTACGTATACCATCTGCTCTCGGTAGGGTTTATCGCCCTTACCCTGAAGGATCGGCCCATGACGGCATCCAGGCCGGTGGTCAAAACCGCCTTTTTCATCGTCAGCGTATACCTGATCCAGGGGATTATCGGCCTGGGACTCTCCCTCATCCTCGCCGCAACCATCTTCCCCGACCTGTTCCCGGCCATCGGACTCATCCTTCCCCTGGGATTCGGTCAGGGACCGGGCCAGGCCTACAGCATCGGCCGGACCTGGGAAAACGCCGGGGTGCTCTTCGGCGGGGGAATCGGCCTGACCATGGCGACCATCGGGTTCCTCTGGGCTACCTTCGGCGGGGTGTTTTTAGCAAACCGCCTGCGCCACCGTTTTCCTCCCGCAGAGGTTACCCGGGGCCAGGAATCCGCCGCTGCGGAGATTACCGATAACGAGGCCGGCGAGCTGCCGCTGAGTAATATGATCGACGGGGGAACCCTGCAGCTCTTCCTCATCGGCTTGATCTACCTGGCGGTTTACGGCACCCTCCAGGGGTTATCAGCCCTTCTGGCGCCCCTGGGATCCCTGGGGCAGAATCTGGCTAATGTCCTATGGGGATTCCACTTTGTCTTCGGTACGATCTACGCCGTGGTGGTGAAGATTATTATGAACCGCCTGAAGCGGATCGGCCTGATGACCCATACCTACAATAACAACTATTTACTCTCACGGATCTCCGGTACGGCCTTCGATTTTATGGTAACCGCCGCGATAGCTGCGATCTCCATTGAGGTTCTCCAGGCGAACTGGGCTCCCATTCTCATTATTACAACCCTGGGCGGTCTTGCTACGGCCTGGTTCGCGCTTTGGGCGGCCCGAAGGGTGTTCAAAACCGATGTTCTGGAGTACACCCTGGGATTCTTCGGCACCTATACCGGCACCCTTTCTACGGGGATGGCGCTGCTGCGGACGGTGGACCCGGGGTTCCGGACCAGGGTAGCCGATAGTTTGGTGTTGGGCGGGGGCTTGGCGCTGTTTCTGGCCTTTCCCCTGCTTATTATCTTGAATATTCCCCTGGTGGGGTTTACCGAGGGGCGGCCGGAGCTGTACCTGTTAACCCTGGGGCTGCTGGTGGCATACCTTGCCCTGACGATATTCGGCTTAGTATTCACCCGAAAATCCCGGAGAGCCGGGGCATCGGGGGAGTAG
- a CDS encoding phosphoribosyl-AMP cyclohydrolase has translation MKSLEDTLEFMPQFEKRGGMIPAIAQDVRDGRILMIGSVNAQALTTALETRRAAFWSTSRNTLWVKGETSGDFLEIEEILVDCDQDAVVYRVRPAGAGACHTKNAAGQARLSCFYRRVVLPPRAGVQPPSTGAPEGSPGPKAEVEDPKLQPGQDSPGRDRVAALGAVTLEILPGME, from the coding sequence ATGAAATCATTGGAAGACACCTTGGAATTTATGCCCCAGTTCGAAAAGCGCGGGGGCATGATTCCGGCGATAGCCCAGGATGTCCGGGACGGGCGGATCCTCATGATCGGTTCGGTGAACGCCCAGGCGTTGACAACGGCCCTGGAAACCCGGAGGGCGGCGTTTTGGAGCACCAGCCGCAATACCCTCTGGGTTAAGGGCGAAACCTCCGGGGATTTCCTTGAAATCGAAGAGATCCTGGTGGATTGCGACCAGGATGCAGTGGTATACCGGGTTCGGCCCGCCGGGGCCGGGGCCTGTCACACAAAAAATGCCGCCGGTCAGGCCCGGTTGAGCTGTTTTTACCGCCGAGTTGTGCTTCCCCCTAGGGCCGGAGTGCAGCCTCCGAGCACCGGAGCACCCGAAGGGAGCCCTGGGCCGAAGGCGGAGGTAGAGGATCCCAAGCTCCAGCCGGGTCAGGATAGCCCGGGTAGAGACCGGGTAGCTGCCCTGGGGGCTGTCACCCTGGAGATTCTACCCGGCATGGAATAA
- a CDS encoding KamA family radical SAM protein: MKDSDYSPRQILEGVDPQTRLPYGVSQYYKSLARSQDPDNDPIAAQFIPRPGEQVLLPYESGDPISDKQYEAAPRLIHHYHDRALILVNDRCATYCRHCFRRHFTGSSTGRLTGSQLEEICRVLSQRPQIQELLLSGGDPLMLPDGELQVILEALTEVNPDYIFRMATRIPVVMPGRITEELADMLGRYGAMWIVTHVNHPREITPEFTRAIDRLVSRGMPVLNQAVLLRGVNDDEGVLEDLMRGLLRAKVKPYYLFQGDLAGGTRHFRTSIFRGLELMKHLRSRLSGMAIPTYAVDLPGGGGKIPLHEGTVLGVFEGWYHLQGPDGQVYRYPHEGDESSFGGET, encoded by the coding sequence ATGAAAGATTCAGATTATTCACCCCGGCAGATTCTGGAAGGGGTGGATCCCCAAACCAGGCTGCCCTACGGGGTTTCCCAATACTATAAGTCTCTGGCCCGAAGCCAGGACCCCGATAACGATCCTATAGCAGCCCAATTTATTCCCCGCCCGGGGGAGCAGGTCTTACTACCCTATGAGTCCGGGGATCCCATTTCGGATAAACAATACGAGGCAGCGCCCCGGCTGATCCACCACTACCACGACCGTGCCCTAATTTTGGTAAATGACCGCTGCGCCACCTACTGCCGGCACTGTTTCCGCCGGCATTTTACCGGCAGTAGTACCGGACGCCTTACGGGCTCCCAGCTGGAGGAAATCTGCCGGGTGCTCTCCCAGCGGCCCCAGATACAGGAACTGCTACTCTCCGGGGGAGATCCCTTGATGCTTCCTGACGGGGAGTTGCAGGTGATTCTCGAGGCCCTGACGGAGGTGAATCCTGATTACATCTTTCGGATGGCTACCCGGATTCCGGTGGTGATGCCTGGAAGAATCACTGAGGAATTGGCTGATATGCTCGGCCGCTACGGGGCCATGTGGATTGTCACCCATGTGAATCACCCTAGAGAGATCACCCCGGAATTCACTAGGGCCATTGACCGCCTTGTTAGCCGGGGGATGCCGGTGCTCAACCAAGCCGTTCTGCTCAGGGGGGTGAACGACGATGAAGGGGTGCTGGAGGATCTGATGCGGGGGCTGCTCAGGGCAAAGGTGAAGCCCTACTATCTGTTTCAGGGAGATCTGGCCGGGGGTACCAGGCACTTCCGGACCTCCATTTTCAGGGGCCTGGAGCTCATGAAGCATCTGCGGAGCCGGTTGTCCGGCATGGCCATTCCCACCTACGCTGTGGATCTGCCCGGGGGCGGGGGCAAAATTCCCCTCCACGAGGGAACGGTCCTGGGGGTATTCGAGGGCTGGTACCATCTCCAAGGCCCCGACGGACAGGTGTACCGGTACCCCCATGAAGGGGATGAGTCCAGCTTCGGAGGAGAGACATAA
- a CDS encoding Gfo/Idh/MocA family protein, whose protein sequence is MGKHFRWAVVGPGNIAESWVQDLKWVPGARLEAVVSRTSDRAAVRARELGAPRWSTDLDHLLTEGGIDGVYIANPHSEHRESAQIAIEHGIPVLVEKPLTTSALYTEELIALAREKKVLLMEALWSKFHPLIRQIWDYIDHGYLGSVRSMSLRFGFPAEFDPKHRLFNPKLGGGATLDVGIYPLWLPVAFWGNPVDIKVMGRMASTGVDAASIAVLGFHDGGIASCESSIVYQLDNRATISGSRGYISVYEPWFAPRKAELFMNDGRHEVWNHRARSTGLCYEVQHFQDLVESGSLESPIHGLDDTLVLARVMDRVLTGF, encoded by the coding sequence ATGGGAAAGCACTTTAGATGGGCTGTTGTTGGTCCGGGAAACATAGCCGAGTCCTGGGTACAGGATCTAAAATGGGTTCCGGGAGCGCGCCTGGAGGCTGTAGTTAGCAGGACATCCGATCGAGCAGCGGTTCGCGCCCGGGAGCTCGGGGCACCCCGGTGGAGTACCGATCTTGACCACCTCCTGACCGAGGGCGGCATTGACGGAGTCTACATCGCCAATCCTCACTCAGAACACCGGGAGTCGGCACAAATAGCCATTGAACATGGGATTCCCGTATTGGTCGAAAAACCTCTGACCACCAGCGCCTTGTATACCGAGGAACTTATCGCCCTTGCCCGGGAAAAGAAGGTGCTTCTCATGGAAGCTCTCTGGTCGAAGTTTCATCCCCTGATTCGTCAGATCTGGGATTATATCGACCATGGCTACCTGGGCAGCGTCCGGAGTATGAGTCTCCGTTTTGGCTTTCCTGCTGAATTCGATCCGAAACACCGGCTTTTTAATCCGAAGCTCGGGGGAGGCGCCACCCTGGATGTGGGGATTTACCCCCTTTGGCTCCCCGTTGCCTTTTGGGGCAACCCGGTGGATATAAAGGTGATGGGCAGGATGGCCTCTACCGGGGTGGATGCTGCCAGTATTGCCGTTCTGGGATTCCACGACGGAGGAATCGCCAGCTGCGAAAGCAGTATTGTATACCAGTTGGACAACCGGGCAACCATATCCGGTTCCCGGGGATACATCTCGGTGTACGAGCCGTGGTTTGCTCCCCGGAAGGCGGAGCTGTTCATGAATGACGGCCGGCATGAGGTATGGAACCACCGCGCCCGGAGCACGGGGCTTTGTTACGAGGTCCAGCATTTTCAGGATCTCGTTGAGTCCGGGAGTTTGGAGTCACCCATCCACGGACTGGATGACACCCTGGTGCTTGCCCGGGTAATGGACCGGGTATTAACGGGGTTTTAG
- the trxB gene encoding thioredoxin-disulfide reductase, translating into MSNSNPMFGSLHLGSGASVSSQKSEDAQTEEVIIIGSGPAAHTAAIYAARAQLKPLMFEGFMAAGVAAGGQLTTTTEIENFPGFPEAIGGPELMDRMRQQSIHTGTRIKTETVDSVDLSSNPKKVIVGQTTYLTKAIIIATGATAKRLGIPGEEAYWQRGISACAVCDGALPIFREKPLVVIGGGDTACEEASYLAKFGSQVHMLVRRDELRASKAMQKRVFDNPKITIHWNTEALEALGDDKLLNGVRVVQNKTREESVILASGLFFAIGHKPNTDFLGDQLQTDEAGYLVTAPDSTKTQIQGVFACGDVKDKVYRQAVTAAGSGCMAALEAERWLGEQE; encoded by the coding sequence ATGAGTAATTCAAACCCAATGTTCGGATCGTTACATTTAGGATCAGGAGCCTCGGTTTCATCACAAAAAAGCGAAGATGCACAGACCGAGGAGGTAATCATTATCGGAAGCGGGCCTGCAGCCCATACTGCCGCCATCTATGCTGCCAGGGCCCAGCTGAAACCCCTGATGTTCGAGGGCTTCATGGCCGCCGGGGTTGCCGCCGGAGGCCAATTAACCACTACGACTGAGATTGAGAACTTCCCCGGTTTTCCCGAGGCCATCGGCGGTCCGGAGCTCATGGACCGGATGCGGCAGCAATCCATCCACACCGGAACCCGGATTAAAACGGAAACCGTGGATTCGGTGGACCTTTCTAGCAACCCGAAAAAGGTAATCGTCGGCCAAACCACCTATCTTACCAAGGCGATCATCATCGCCACCGGAGCCACGGCAAAACGGTTGGGCATCCCCGGAGAAGAAGCATACTGGCAGCGGGGAATTTCCGCCTGCGCGGTCTGTGACGGCGCCCTTCCCATCTTCAGGGAAAAGCCCCTGGTGGTTATCGGGGGCGGAGACACGGCATGCGAGGAGGCCAGCTACCTGGCAAAATTCGGCAGCCAGGTTCATATGCTGGTCCGCCGGGATGAGCTCCGGGCCAGTAAGGCCATGCAGAAACGGGTTTTCGATAACCCGAAGATTACCATTCACTGGAACACCGAGGCCCTGGAAGCCCTGGGCGATGACAAGCTGCTCAACGGGGTGCGGGTCGTTCAAAACAAGACCCGTGAAGAATCGGTTATTCTCGCCAGCGGACTCTTTTTCGCCATCGGCCACAAGCCCAATACCGATTTTCTGGGAGACCAGCTTCAAACCGATGAAGCCGGATACCTGGTTACTGCCCCGGATTCAACCAAAACCCAGATTCAGGGGGTCTTCGCCTGCGGAGACGTGAAGGATAAGGTCTACCGTCAGGCGGTAACCGCCGCCGGGTCTGGATGTATGGCTGCCCTGGAAGCAGAACGCTGGCTGGGCGAGCAGGAGTAA